A single Vigna radiata var. radiata cultivar VC1973A chromosome 8, Vradiata_ver6, whole genome shotgun sequence DNA region contains:
- the LOC106769787 gene encoding glycine-rich domain-containing protein 2, protein MSDNLHGSEISPSTSSTSLGELPEIAAIRLGIDLVSAARRNIAFLRSVADSVWLHHTSIMVEAIRRYHDFWMPLIADLTVPDSAPPVILPALDIQWVWFCHTLNPVSYREYCETRFSKLIGRAGIFDEENREYALMRCMEIWSSRYPWESFENEASSDSQDSSGEVVGGSLKEGVFKEVEKQRLLLCSMFFEPYRSEVVYLIAARQRYRAFLFMLQRFAHEFSSRFVPASDILLMWLTHQSYPTVYFDDLKALAVENDLRKVVTLSETPKEKDFEETKKLWDRAFNQPCEKAGGELPFTLEGVTSTKSPVYWEESSTDVNTKYRSMLPRFLLEACVFVRLKQRIRTLQKDINRDFLRLRITRCHSELKLDKAFSNFTDDSWKKAWHFYCEFGTKGVMLEFRRHGGKCLRGSSLLDTVSFGWNDLLRADSLTLEKEISQQVNVVTSMTPPVQAPYLLKCVPDRVTDDSGSMISDVILKMNSYRPQEGRWLSRTVLDHAGRVCFVVRIRVAGGFWRRGSETPSAVKWEDRIIEIREGSWSYVAGPIGRAPEKVVATATPKEPTEQCKAAWKFSTGDELTIQWESSESVSGLTFCLQNQTSPESSVQLLRGRQMQYEVKKRKSKRKGEDMRIELEEKEIEEEEDYFLTVVRLTEEKPDGKATALINWRLLVVEVSPEEDAVLMLLLCISILRSVSEMKKQDVGGLLVRRRLKEARFGSRDWGSVILHPSSWSSSIDSTYLQPWHWHAGVVMKSDAVDQLKRYPTLGQSPVEGTDMLYRQSILS, encoded by the exons ATGTCGGACAATCTACACGGTTCCGAAATCTCGCCCAGCACCTCCTCCACAAGTCTCGGCGAGTTACCGGAAATCGCCGCGATACGGCTCGGGATCGATCTCGTGTCGGCGGCCAGGCGAAATATCGCCTTCTTGAGGAGCGTGGCCGATTCGGTATGGCTTCACCATACGTCCATTATGGTGGAGGCTATAAGAAG GTACCATGATTTCTGGATGCCGTTGATTGCTGATCTCACGGTTCCGGACTCTGCTCCTCCCGTAATTCTTCCTGCGCTTGACATCCAATGGGTTTGGTTCTGTCACACTTTAAACCCC GTGAGTTACAGGGAGTACTGCGAGACGAGATTCTCGAAGCTGATAGGGAGGGCGGGAATTTTCGACGAAGAGAACAGAGAGTACGCGTTGATGCGGTGCATGGAGATTTGGAGCAGCAGATACCCGTGGGAGTCGTTTGAGAACGAGGCGAGTTCGGATTCGCAGGATTCGAGTGGCGAGGTTGTTGGGGGGAGTTTGAAGGAGGGTGTATTTAAGGAAGTTGAGAAGCAGAGGTTGTTGTTGTGCTCCATGTTCTTTGAGCCGTACAGGTCTGAGGTTGTGTACTTGATTGCCGCCAGACAGCGATACAGGGCTTTCTTGTTTATGCTGCAGAGGTTCGCGCATGAATTTTCTTCGCGTTTCGTTCCTGCTTCGGACATCCTCTTAATGTGGCTGACCCACCAG AGCTACCCAACAGTGtattttgatgatttgaaaGCATTAGCCGTGGAAAATGATCTGCGGAAGGTGGTAACTTTGTCTGAAACCCCGAAGGAAAAGGATTTTGAAGAAACGAAAAAATTGTGGGATAGGGCATTCAATCAACCTTGTGAGAAAGCAGGTGGGGAGCTGCCTTTCACATTGGAAGGGGTTACCTCAACTAAGTCCCCTGTCTATTGGGAAGAATCAAGCACAGATGTCAATACAAAATACAGATCCATGCTTCCAAGATTTTTGCTTGAG GCCTGTGTGTTCGTGAGACTTAAGCAAAGAATAAGAACATTGCAGAAGGATATAAACCGTGATTTCCTACGCCTCCGAATAACAAGGTGTCATAGTGAACTAAAGCTAGACAAAGCCTTCTCCAATTTCACCGATGATTCATGGAAAAAAGCTTGGCACTTTTACTGTGAATTTGGAACTAAGGGAGTTATGCTTGAGTTTCGTCGTCATGGTGGTAAATGTCTGAGAGGAAGTAGTCTGCTGGACACGGTTTCATTCGGCTGGAATGATTTATTGAGAGCAGATTCTTTAACTTTGGAAAAGGAAATTAGTCAACAGGTGAATGTTGTTACATCAATGACTCCACCAGTTCAAGCACCGTACTTGTTGAAATGTGTACCTGATCGAGTCACAGACGATTCTGGGTCAATGATATCTGATGTGATTCTGAAAATGAATAGTTATCGTCCACAGGAAGGGCGATGGTTGTCTCGCACGGTTCTTGATCATGCAGGGAGAGTGTGTTTTGTTGTTAGAATTAG GGTAGCaggaggattttggagaagagGGAGCGAAACTCCTTCAGCTGTTAAATGGGAAGACAGGATTATAGAGATACGTGAGGGCTCTTGGTCTTATGTTGCTGGTCCCATTGGTAGAGCCCCTG AGAAGGTGGTGGCTACTGCAACGCCAAAGGAACCTACTGAACAATGTAAAGCTGCATGGAAGTTTTCAACAGGAGATGAGCTGACAATACAATGGGAGTCATCAGAATCAGTGTCAGGTCTCACCTTTTGTTTGCAAAATCAAACCTCTCCAGAGTCATCG GTGCAGTTATTGAGAGGGAGGCAAATGCAATAtgaagtaaagaaaagaaagtcaaAGAGAAAAGGTGAAGACATGAGAATAGAGTTAGAGGAGAAAGAgattgaggaagaggaggattATTTTCTAACAGTAGTGCGATTGACAGAAGAAAAGCCAGATGGAAAAGCAACTGCACTTATAAATTGGAGGCTATTGGTTGTTGAAGTATCTCCCGAAGAAGATGCAGTGCTGATGCTTCTCCTTTGCATTTCAATACTGAGAAGTGTATCAGAAATGAAGAAACAAGACGTGGGAGGGTTGTTGGTGAGAAGAAGATTAAAGGAAGCAAGGTTTGGAAGTAGAGATTGGGGTTCTGTGATACTTCATCCATCTTCATGGTCCTCGTCCATTGATTCAACTTATCTTCAACCTTGGCATTGGCATGCTGGTGTTGTGATGAAATCTGATGCAGTAGATCAGCTAAAGAGGTATCCGACGTTAGGTCAGTCACCTGTGGAAGGTACTGACATGTTGTACAGACAAAGCATTTTAAGTTAA